From Sphingopyxis sp. MWB1, a single genomic window includes:
- a CDS encoding cation:proton antiporter, with protein sequence MASVEIFLIALLIIFAVPWAIWRMFRTDYWAPLVVVQIIGGVLLGPGILGAAFPAYYEAIFRPDVIASLNGIAWWAVMMFVWVAGIELDIDAAWTHRRETSITAGLALGVPFAFGALAALALLQFPGWSGPTGAPWQVVAGLGMACAVTALPILVLFMEKLAILRQPIGQRILRYASLDDIAIWAVLALILLDWERVGRQLAFLIGFALAAWAIRRLMPRLSVADRWAVGLIWLIACGFAGDWSGLHYMVGAFLAGAVLDAKWFGHEAMDRFRNIILLSVMPVFFLSTGLRTQWDMGGAAVFAAAGLLLLASVAGKLAGVSLAGRILGWRRDEARLIGWLLQTKALIMIIFANILLDKGVISSAAFTALLLMAVASTMLSIPMATPLLKRLEAAAPEHAGR encoded by the coding sequence GTGGCGTCTGTTGAAATTTTCCTGATCGCGCTGCTGATCATTTTTGCCGTGCCATGGGCCATTTGGCGCATGTTCCGCACCGATTATTGGGCGCCGCTGGTGGTGGTGCAGATCATTGGCGGGGTGCTGCTCGGCCCCGGCATATTGGGGGCGGCCTTTCCGGCCTATTATGAGGCGATCTTCCGGCCCGATGTCATCGCGTCGCTGAACGGCATCGCCTGGTGGGCGGTGATGATGTTCGTGTGGGTCGCCGGGATTGAGCTCGACATCGACGCGGCGTGGACGCACCGGCGCGAAACCAGCATTACCGCCGGACTGGCGCTGGGCGTGCCCTTCGCCTTTGGCGCGCTCGCGGCGCTGGCCCTTCTGCAGTTTCCGGGATGGAGCGGCCCGACGGGTGCGCCGTGGCAGGTCGTCGCCGGGCTGGGCATGGCCTGCGCCGTCACCGCCCTGCCCATCCTCGTCCTCTTCATGGAAAAGCTCGCGATCCTGCGCCAGCCCATCGGCCAGCGCATTTTGCGCTATGCCAGCCTCGACGATATCGCCATCTGGGCCGTGCTCGCGCTGATCCTGCTCGATTGGGAGCGGGTCGGACGCCAGCTCGCCTTTCTGATCGGCTTTGCGCTTGCCGCCTGGGCGATCAGGCGGCTGATGCCCCGCCTTTCGGTCGCCGACCGGTGGGCAGTGGGCCTCATCTGGCTGATCGCCTGCGGTTTTGCGGGCGACTGGTCGGGGCTTCACTATATGGTCGGCGCCTTTCTGGCGGGCGCCGTGCTCGACGCCAAATGGTTCGGCCATGAGGCGATGGACCGGTTCCGCAACATCATCCTGCTCAGCGTCATGCCGGTCTTCTTCCTCTCGACCGGGCTTCGCACCCAATGGGATATGGGGGGCGCGGCGGTCTTTGCCGCCGCCGGGCTGCTCTTGCTGGCGTCGGTCGCGGGCAAGCTCGCCGGGGTGAGCCTGGCCGGGCGCATCCTCGGCTGGCGGCGCGACGAAGCGCGGCTGATCGGCTGGCTGCTTCAGACCAAGGCGCTGATCATGATCATCTTCGCCAACATCCTGCTCGACAAGGGGGTGATCAGCAGCGCCGCCTTCACCGCGCTGCTGCTCATGGCGGTGGCGAGCACCATGCTTTCGATCCCCATGGCGACACCGCTGCTGAAACGACTGGAAGCCGCGGCCCCCGAACATGCGGGGCGCTGA
- a CDS encoding YbjN domain-containing protein, giving the protein MSDDIYDDEDGQDAAPMDMLTAYFAAHGWPHEMVGEDEIVATAQGSWTSYELRAVWRPEDGVVQLLAFPDIRVVEDKRAAAHEALAMINEQLWLGHFELWSNSGTILFRHGMLVGSDSTLSLELAETLIESAIDECERFYPVFQFVLWGGKSPAEALAASLIETRGEA; this is encoded by the coding sequence ATGAGTGACGATATTTACGACGACGAAGACGGTCAGGACGCCGCGCCGATGGACATGCTGACCGCCTATTTCGCGGCGCATGGCTGGCCGCATGAAATGGTCGGCGAGGATGAAATCGTCGCCACCGCGCAGGGCAGCTGGACCAGCTATGAACTGCGCGCCGTCTGGCGCCCCGAAGATGGCGTCGTCCAGCTTCTCGCCTTCCCCGACATAAGAGTTGTCGAGGACAAGCGCGCCGCCGCGCATGAAGCGCTGGCGATGATCAACGAACAGCTTTGGCTTGGCCATTTCGAACTATGGTCGAACAGCGGCACCATCTTGTTCCGCCACGGCATGTTGGTGGGCAGCGATTCCACCCTGTCGCTCGAACTCGCTGAAACGCTGATCGAAAGCGCCATCGACGAATGCGAGCGCTTTTATCCCGTGTTCCAGTTCGTGCTGTGGGGCGGCAAATCGCCTGCAGAGGCGCTCGCCGCCTCGCTCATCGAAACGCGCGGCGAAGCCTGA
- a CDS encoding protein-disulfide reductase DsbD family protein, translating to MSGDGAKLLIFPPYPGLRAAAMLFLLWLVAAMPVSAKPTHITAKLIAESATPVPGDGTTLALTMTPEQGWHGYWVNGGDAGFGLSVKWNAPEGVRIAPFRYPVPEPLILFGMMNYVYEQPYALLANVEIDRNIAPGTDLTLSGMANWLACTDKVCVPEKAVISVKLVAGNGNIDPGTRAQFDAWRAQLPQPLDRPGRWERQGDRLRFSIPLPRSVALPQPYLFVETPKLVDYPAPQNFSRNGDDIIVETRAKGDASGPVAALLKLDEGRGLSIALEPGAVPAAGDHVATVSGGAKGKAGGTLGVFDGTLFWTALAGAILGGLILNLMPCVFPILSLKALSLARSGGTAATAKTEGMAYTGGAVLTALLLGGILLGLRAAGEQVGWAFQLQHPLSVFILLLLAVAITLNLAGSYVLPSFGGGHRLTEQGGAVGGFWTGALAAFVATPCSGPLLGAALGATLVLPAWAALPIFGGLGLGLALPFLALAFLPALRTRLPKPGPWMDAFRKWMAVPMGLTALALIWLLWRQAESIGLIAALAATLLLGAVLLATGRFQRQGRRPAPLMALLLLLIPVALWVATADREGGVAAPTGTSFSVEALTNARASGKPVFVYFTADWCVSCKANEAAAINREAVQQAFDKAGVVTLVGDWTNGDPAITRTLAEHGRNSVPLYLWYAPGAAQPEILPQILTPGMLAEKAKQ from the coding sequence ATGAGCGGCGACGGAGCAAAGCTTTTGATATTCCCTCCCTATCCGGGGCTGCGTGCGGCAGCGATGCTCTTTTTGCTTTGGCTGGTCGCGGCCATGCCGGTGAGCGCGAAGCCAACGCATATCACCGCAAAGCTGATTGCCGAATCGGCCACGCCCGTTCCGGGGGACGGCACGACCCTGGCGCTCACCATGACGCCGGAGCAGGGATGGCACGGCTATTGGGTCAATGGCGGCGATGCCGGATTCGGGCTTTCGGTCAAATGGAATGCCCCCGAGGGCGTGCGGATCGCGCCCTTTCGCTACCCCGTGCCCGAACCGCTGATCCTCTTTGGCATGATGAATTATGTCTATGAGCAGCCCTATGCCTTGCTCGCCAATGTGGAGATCGACCGGAATATCGCGCCGGGCACCGACCTCACCCTGTCCGGCATGGCCAATTGGCTCGCGTGCACCGACAAGGTCTGCGTTCCTGAAAAAGCCGTGATTTCGGTCAAGCTTGTCGCCGGAAATGGCAACATCGATCCCGGCACACGCGCGCAGTTCGACGCGTGGCGCGCGCAGCTTCCGCAACCGCTCGATCGCCCCGGCCGCTGGGAAAGGCAGGGTGACAGGCTGCGCTTTTCCATTCCCCTGCCACGCAGTGTCGCGCTTCCCCAGCCCTATCTCTTTGTCGAGACGCCAAAGCTGGTCGATTATCCCGCGCCGCAAAATTTCAGCCGAAATGGCGATGACATCATCGTTGAAACGCGCGCCAAGGGGGATGCGTCCGGCCCTGTCGCCGCGCTGCTCAAGCTGGATGAGGGGCGCGGCCTTTCCATCGCCTTGGAACCCGGCGCTGTCCCCGCTGCGGGGGATCACGTCGCCACCGTTTCGGGCGGCGCCAAGGGCAAGGCGGGCGGCACATTGGGCGTGTTTGACGGCACATTATTCTGGACCGCGCTGGCGGGCGCGATCCTCGGCGGCCTTATCCTGAACCTCATGCCCTGCGTCTTTCCGATTCTCAGCCTCAAGGCGCTCAGCCTCGCCCGCTCGGGCGGAACCGCTGCCACCGCAAAAACCGAAGGGATGGCCTATACAGGGGGCGCAGTGCTGACCGCGCTCCTGCTCGGCGGAATCTTGCTCGGCCTGCGCGCGGCGGGCGAACAGGTGGGCTGGGCCTTTCAGCTTCAACATCCGCTCAGCGTCTTCATCCTGCTGCTCCTAGCCGTGGCGATCACCCTCAATCTGGCGGGGAGCTATGTGCTCCCTTCGTTCGGCGGCGGCCACCGCCTCACCGAACAAGGCGGCGCGGTCGGCGGCTTCTGGACCGGCGCGCTCGCCGCCTTTGTCGCAACACCGTGCAGCGGGCCGCTGCTCGGCGCAGCGCTCGGCGCCACACTCGTCCTCCCCGCCTGGGCGGCGCTGCCAATTTTTGGCGGCTTGGGCCTTGGGCTCGCGCTGCCCTTCCTCGCCCTCGCCTTTCTGCCCGCGCTGCGGACGCGGCTGCCGAAACCGGGGCCGTGGATGGACGCGTTTCGCAAATGGATGGCGGTGCCAATGGGGCTGACCGCGCTCGCGCTGATATGGCTTTTGTGGCGGCAGGCGGAGTCGATCGGGCTGATCGCAGCGCTGGCGGCCACCTTGCTTCTGGGCGCGGTGCTGCTCGCAACGGGCCGGTTCCAGCGGCAGGGGCGCCGCCCCGCGCCCTTGATGGCGCTATTGCTATTGCTCATCCCTGTCGCGCTGTGGGTGGCGACAGCCGACCGCGAGGGTGGCGTAGCGGCCCCGACAGGCACGTCCTTTTCGGTCGAGGCTTTGACCAACGCGCGGGCATCGGGTAAGCCCGTTTTCGTCTATTTCACCGCCGACTGGTGCGTGTCGTGCAAGGCCAATGAGGCAGCCGCGATCAACCGCGAAGCCGTGCAGCAAGCGTTTGACAAGGCGGGCGTGGTCACATTGGTCGGCGACTGGACCAATGGCGATCCCGCCATCACCCGCACCCTCGCCGAGCATGGGCGCAACAGCGTGCCGCTCTACCTCTGGTATGCACCGGGGGCCGCGCAACCCGAAATCCTGCCGCAAATCCTGACGCCGGGGATGCTTGCCGAAAAGGCGAAACAATGA
- a CDS encoding accessory factor UbiK family protein — protein sequence MQSENRIFDDLAKMMNGIAGTVAGAGREAEAAMRERAREFIGSMDFVSREEFEAVKQMAATARAEADALKARLDKLEGVAKPAVRKSPAAKTAPKAAPKGGAAPKGE from the coding sequence ATGCAAAGCGAAAACCGTATCTTCGACGATCTGGCCAAGATGATGAACGGCATTGCCGGAACCGTCGCGGGCGCGGGCCGCGAGGCCGAAGCCGCGATGCGTGAACGCGCGCGCGAATTTATCGGCAGCATGGATTTTGTCAGCCGCGAGGAATTTGAAGCGGTGAAGCAGATGGCCGCCACCGCGCGCGCCGAAGCCGATGCGCTGAAAGCCCGTCTCGACAAGCTCGAAGGCGTGGCAAAGCCTGCCGTCCGAAAAAGCCCGGCAGCCAAAACGGCGCCGAAAGCCGCCCCCAAGGGCGGTGCAGCGCCCAAGGGCGAATAA
- a CDS encoding right-handed parallel beta-helix repeat-containing protein, protein MIRLSIRRHLLPAAALALLLLPAAVPAQSGSAPYVVAETNRGFARLQDAVDAIGDGEGTIRIAPGYHRQCAVQETGRIAFVAAEPGRAIFDGVACEEKAALVLRGRGARIDGLVFQNMRVPDGNGAGIRLEQNDLEVVNSLFRGSEEGILTANDPGGSILIDRSTFSRLGRCDRGLSCAHSIYTGVYGRVTVTRTRFEKGSGGHYLKTRAAQVDIRDNSFDDSQGSATNYMIDLPAGSTGRIENNLFVQGRDKENYSAFIAVGAEDIENPSRGLIIKANRASLPQDIGRKSVFVADWTGEALAIGDNELGPGLTRFEKR, encoded by the coding sequence ATGATCCGTCTTTCCATCCGCCGGCACCTGTTGCCCGCCGCCGCGCTCGCGCTGCTTCTTTTGCCCGCAGCGGTGCCCGCCCAGTCGGGCAGCGCGCCCTATGTAGTTGCCGAAACGAACCGCGGCTTTGCGCGGCTTCAGGATGCCGTCGATGCCATCGGCGATGGCGAAGGGACGATCCGGATTGCGCCGGGCTATCATCGCCAATGCGCCGTGCAGGAAACGGGACGCATCGCCTTTGTCGCCGCCGAGCCGGGACGGGCGATTTTCGACGGCGTGGCGTGCGAGGAAAAGGCGGCGCTGGTGCTGCGTGGACGCGGCGCGCGTATCGACGGGCTGGTGTTCCAGAATATGCGCGTGCCCGACGGCAATGGCGCGGGCATCCGGCTGGAGCAAAATGATCTGGAAGTGGTGAACAGCCTGTTTCGCGGCAGCGAGGAAGGGATTTTGACCGCCAATGATCCCGGCGGGTCAATCCTGATCGACCGGTCGACCTTTTCGCGGCTGGGGCGCTGTGATCGCGGGCTGAGCTGCGCGCATAGCATTTATACCGGTGTCTATGGCCGCGTCACCGTCACCCGCACCCGGTTCGAAAAGGGCAGCGGCGGCCATTATCTCAAGACGCGCGCGGCGCAGGTCGATATTCGCGACAATAGTTTCGACGATAGCCAGGGCAGCGCGACCAATTATATGATCGACCTGCCCGCCGGTTCGACGGGCCGGATCGAAAATAATCTGTTCGTCCAGGGGCGCGACAAGGAAAATTATTCGGCCTTCATCGCGGTGGGGGCGGAGGATATTGAAAATCCTTCACGCGGCCTGATCATCAAGGCCAATCGCGCCAGCCTGCCGCAGGATATTGGCCGCAAATCGGTGTTCGTCGCCGACTGGACAGGCGAGGCGCTGGCAATTGGCGACAATGAACTGGGGCCGGGGCTGACCCGCTTCGAGAAGCGATAA
- the metH gene encoding methionine synthase, whose amino-acid sequence MTETLSSSTFVNIGERTNVTGSAAFKRLILTDDYTAAVEVARQQVENGAQVIDVNMDEGLLDAVHAMTTFLKLIAAEPDIARVPVMIDSSKWEVIEAGLKCVPGKPIVNSISMKEGEEPFLDHARKCMAYGAAVVVMAFDEVGQADTEARKVEICERAYKLLTGIGFPPEDIIFDPNIFAVATGIEEHDNYAVDFIEAVKKLRRLCPHAHYSGGLSNLSFSFRGNETVRRAMHSVFLYHAIPAGLDMAIVNAGQLDVYDTIDPELRAACEDVILNRKVAGEELSPTERLIALAERYKGKDAAQEKAAEEWRGWEVRKRLEHALVKGIDAHIVADTEEMRLAMDRPIEVIEGPLMDGMNVVGDLFGSGKMFLPQVVKSARVMKKAVAHLLPFIEAAKEPGAKGKGKIVMATVKGDVHDIGKNIVGVVLQCNGFEIVDLGVMVPWSRILEAANENDADMIGLSGLITPSLDEMVTVAEEMQRAGMTMPLLIGGATTSKVHTALRIDPAYEGPVLHVLDASRAVGVATALVSDTGRDAYVKSYKDDYAHVRDVRANRGQSALIPIADARTNGFAIDEGARPPAPKQPGLHVFDEWDLAELVEWFDWTPFFRAWELAGNYPAILDDEVVGESARSLYFDARAMLEKIVGEGWLKARGVAALWPCRREGDDVIIHLEEEEEHVRIPFLRQQISKREGRANMCLADFVSHDGDWIGGFSVAIHGIEPHLARFKAAHDDYNDILLKALADRFAEAFAERLHAHVRTDLWGYAPGEQLTPEAIIKEEYRGIRPAPGYPACPDHSLKPILFDLLDAGRTSGASLTESFAMLPTAAVSGFYFGHPDASYFGVARVGEDQLADYAERRGVDIETATRWLRPNLD is encoded by the coding sequence ATGACCGAGACCTTATCCTCCTCCACCTTTGTCAATATCGGGGAGCGGACCAACGTTACCGGATCGGCAGCCTTCAAGCGCCTGATCCTGACCGATGATTATACAGCCGCGGTCGAAGTTGCGCGGCAGCAGGTCGAAAATGGCGCGCAGGTCATCGACGTCAATATGGACGAAGGACTGCTCGACGCCGTCCATGCAATGACGACGTTCCTGAAGCTGATCGCCGCCGAGCCCGATATTGCGCGCGTCCCGGTGATGATCGACAGCTCCAAATGGGAGGTGATCGAGGCGGGGCTGAAATGCGTTCCCGGCAAGCCGATCGTCAATTCGATCAGCATGAAGGAGGGCGAAGAGCCGTTTCTGGACCATGCGCGCAAATGCATGGCCTATGGCGCCGCCGTCGTCGTCATGGCGTTCGACGAGGTCGGGCAGGCCGATACCGAAGCGCGCAAGGTCGAGATTTGCGAGCGCGCCTACAAGCTGCTGACCGGCATCGGTTTCCCGCCCGAGGACATTATCTTCGATCCCAATATTTTCGCGGTGGCGACGGGGATTGAAGAGCATGACAATTATGCTGTCGATTTTATCGAGGCGGTGAAGAAGCTCCGCCGGCTCTGCCCGCATGCCCATTATTCGGGCGGGCTTTCGAACCTGTCGTTCAGCTTTCGCGGCAATGAGACGGTGCGCCGCGCGATGCACAGCGTCTTTCTCTATCACGCCATTCCGGCGGGGCTCGACATGGCAATCGTCAATGCCGGGCAGCTTGACGTCTATGACACGATCGACCCTGAACTGCGCGCGGCGTGTGAGGATGTCATCCTCAACCGCAAGGTCGCGGGCGAGGAGCTAAGCCCGACCGAACGGCTGATCGCGCTTGCCGAGCGTTATAAGGGCAAGGATGCCGCGCAGGAAAAGGCCGCCGAGGAATGGCGCGGCTGGGAAGTGCGCAAGCGCCTCGAACATGCGCTGGTCAAGGGGATCGACGCGCATATTGTCGCCGATACCGAGGAAATGCGCCTTGCCATGGATCGCCCGATCGAGGTGATCGAAGGGCCGTTGATGGACGGGATGAACGTCGTTGGCGACCTGTTCGGATCGGGCAAGATGTTCCTGCCGCAAGTCGTCAAATCGGCGCGCGTGATGAAAAAGGCGGTCGCGCATCTGCTCCCCTTTATCGAGGCGGCAAAGGAGCCCGGCGCAAAGGGCAAGGGCAAGATCGTCATGGCGACCGTCAAGGGCGACGTCCATGACATTGGCAAGAATATCGTCGGGGTCGTCCTCCAGTGCAACGGGTTCGAGATTGTCGATCTTGGCGTGATGGTGCCCTGGTCCAGGATCCTCGAAGCGGCGAATGAAAATGACGCCGATATGATCGGCCTGTCGGGGCTGATCACCCCCTCGCTCGACGAGATGGTGACGGTCGCCGAGGAAATGCAGCGCGCGGGTATGACCATGCCGCTGCTCATCGGCGGGGCGACGACATCGAAAGTGCATACGGCGCTGCGGATTGATCCGGCGTATGAGGGGCCGGTGCTGCATGTGCTCGACGCCAGCCGCGCAGTGGGGGTCGCGACTGCGCTGGTCAGCGACACCGGACGCGATGCCTATGTCAAAAGTTACAAGGATGATTATGCCCATGTCCGCGATGTGCGCGCGAACAGGGGGCAAAGCGCGCTGATCCCCATTGCCGATGCGCGCACCAATGGCTTTGCCATCGACGAGGGCGCGCGCCCGCCAGCGCCGAAGCAGCCGGGCCTGCATGTTTTCGACGAGTGGGATCTGGCCGAGCTGGTCGAATGGTTCGACTGGACGCCCTTTTTCCGCGCCTGGGAATTGGCGGGCAATTACCCCGCCATATTGGACGATGAGGTGGTGGGCGAGAGCGCGCGCAGCCTTTATTTCGACGCGCGGGCGATGCTGGAGAAGATTGTCGGCGAAGGCTGGCTGAAGGCGCGCGGCGTCGCTGCGCTATGGCCCTGCCGCCGCGAGGGCGATGATGTGATCATCCATCTGGAGGAGGAAGAGGAGCATGTCCGCATTCCCTTCCTGCGCCAGCAGATTTCGAAGCGCGAAGGGCGCGCGAATATGTGCCTGGCCGATTTCGTCAGCCATGATGGCGACTGGATTGGCGGCTTTTCGGTCGCCATTCACGGCATCGAACCGCATCTTGCGCGCTTCAAGGCGGCGCATGACGATTATAACGACATATTGCTGAAAGCTTTGGCGGACCGTTTTGCCGAAGCCTTTGCCGAGCGGCTGCACGCGCATGTCCGCACCGATTTATGGGGCTATGCCCCCGGCGAGCAATTGACGCCCGAGGCGATCATCAAGGAGGAATATCGCGGTATTCGTCCGGCGCCCGGCTATCCCGCTTGTCCCGACCACAGCCTGAAACCGATACTGTTCGACCTGCTCGATGCCGGGCGGACTTCGGGGGCGAGCCTTACCGAAAGCTTTGCCATGCTGCCGACGGCGGCGGTGTCGGGCTTTTACTTTGGCCATCCCGATGCCAGCTATTTCGGCGTCGCGCGCGTGGGCGAGGACCAGCTCGCCGATTATGCCGAACGGCGCGGGGTCGATATCGAAACGGCGACCCGCTGGCTGCGGCCTAATCTGGATTAA
- a CDS encoding GNAT family N-acetyltransferase, whose product MDKQAQWRVRPATREDAAALALIGAATFLETFSGILDGDAIIAHCERAHSRAAYEAYLDAGAQAWLAEIEPGHAPIGFALASTPDLAAARPGDWELKRIYALSRFHGSGLGAALMQAAVAAAAPYQRLLLGVYARNARAIAFYRKQGFEPIAERQFDVGGKLYDDLVLARPLAESITA is encoded by the coding sequence ATGGACAAACAGGCACAGTGGCGCGTCCGCCCGGCGACGCGCGAGGATGCGGCTGCGCTGGCCCTGATCGGCGCGGCGACCTTCCTCGAAACCTTTTCGGGCATCCTCGATGGTGACGCCATCATCGCCCATTGCGAGCGCGCGCACAGCCGCGCGGCCTATGAAGCCTATCTCGACGCCGGGGCGCAGGCCTGGCTGGCGGAGATTGAACCGGGGCATGCGCCCATCGGCTTTGCGCTGGCGAGCACGCCTGATCTGGCGGCCGCGCGTCCGGGCGATTGGGAATTGAAGCGCATTTACGCGCTGTCACGTTTTCACGGCAGCGGGCTGGGCGCAGCGCTGATGCAGGCGGCGGTCGCGGCGGCGGCGCCTTACCAGCGACTGTTGCTGGGCGTTTATGCCCGCAATGCGCGCGCCATCGCCTTTTATCGCAAACAGGGTTTTGAACCCATCGCCGAGCGCCAGTTCGATGTCGGCGGTAAATTATATGATGATCTGGTGCTGGCGCGCCCGCTTGCAGAGTCGATTACAGCATGA
- a CDS encoding TspO/MBR family protein, translating to MTEIATPGQLRMSYWRWAMVTVPAIVLIGSLMGRLSNSGFNNRWFASLDLPAIMPPGWLFGVAWTLLYICLGLALAMVLHARGSKGRGFALLLFFIQLVANFAWSPLFFGAHQVTSALYLIIFILMVSVATAFAFAPIRKAAAWLMLPYIGWLCFATLLNFQIDQRNPDAETLVPKAASTQIG from the coding sequence ATGACGGAAATCGCGACACCGGGTCAATTGCGTATGTCCTATTGGCGCTGGGCCATGGTGACGGTGCCAGCCATTGTGCTGATCGGCAGCCTGATGGGGCGATTGTCGAACAGCGGCTTTAATAATCGCTGGTTTGCCTCGCTGGACCTTCCAGCGATCATGCCGCCGGGATGGCTCTTCGGAGTTGCTTGGACCCTGCTTTATATCTGCCTTGGCCTCGCGCTGGCGATGGTGCTTCATGCCCGCGGCTCGAAAGGGCGCGGCTTTGCGCTGTTGCTCTTCTTCATCCAGCTTGTCGCCAATTTCGCCTGGTCGCCGCTGTTTTTCGGCGCGCATCAGGTAACGAGCGCCCTTTATCTGATCATCTTCATCCTGATGGTCAGCGTCGCGACCGCCTTTGCCTTTGCGCCGATCCGCAAGGCGGCGGCGTGGTTGATGCTGCCCTATATCGGCTGGCTCTGCTTTGCGACGCTGCTCAATTTCCAGATTGATCAGCGCAATCCCGACGCCGAAACCCTTGTGCCAAAGGCCGCGAGCACCCAAATAGGGTGA
- a CDS encoding TlyA family RNA methyltransferase: MTKQRADQLLVDRGLAESRTRAQALILAGLAFVGDRKIDKAGQQIADDAEIHIKGRDHPWVSRGGIKLDHALGHLGWDVTGAVAIDVGSSTGGFTDVLLSRGAARVYAVDSGTNQLAWKLRQDERVIVHEQTSARILTADHIPEAVDLIVCDASFISLAKVLPKPMSFARKGARLIALIKPQFEAERHEVGKKGVVRDAAVHARVCDAVRDWLEAEGWRVADLVQSPITGPEGNVEFLIAAERA, encoded by the coding sequence ATGACCAAGCAGCGCGCCGACCAATTGCTCGTCGATCGCGGCCTTGCCGAAAGCCGGACGCGCGCGCAGGCGCTGATCCTCGCGGGCCTTGCCTTTGTCGGCGACCGCAAGATCGACAAGGCGGGGCAACAAATTGCCGACGACGCCGAAATCCATATCAAGGGCCGCGACCATCCCTGGGTGTCGCGCGGCGGGATCAAGCTTGACCATGCGCTCGGCCATCTCGGCTGGGACGTGACCGGGGCGGTGGCCATCGACGTCGGCTCCTCCACCGGGGGTTTCACCGACGTCCTGCTCAGCCGCGGCGCAGCGCGCGTCTATGCCGTTGATTCAGGCACCAACCAGCTTGCGTGGAAGCTGCGACAGGACGAGCGCGTCATCGTCCACGAACAGACCAGCGCGCGCATTCTCACCGCCGACCATATTCCCGAAGCGGTCGACCTCATCGTCTGCGATGCCAGCTTCATTTCTCTCGCCAAAGTGCTGCCAAAGCCGATGAGCTTTGCGAGAAAGGGCGCGCGGCTGATCGCGCTGATCAAGCCCCAGTTCGAGGCCGAACGCCATGAAGTGGGCAAGAAAGGCGTGGTGCGCGACGCGGCGGTCCATGCCCGGGTGTGCGATGCGGTGCGCGACTGGCTGGAGGCCGAAGGCTGGCGCGTGGCCGACCTGGTCCAAAGCCCCATCACTGGCCCTGAAGGCAATGTCGAATTTCTGATCGCCGCCGAACGGGCATGA
- a CDS encoding homocysteine S-methyltransferase family protein gives MIEPSNARIALQAAAGERVLLTDGGWGTQIQDRKLVEADYAGNLGLSHDQKGNNDILALTRQDVVTAIGEAYLEAGSDIVSTNTFSANRISQADYGAEALVADINHESARLGREAADKYQARDGRRRFIAGAVGPTNKTLSLSPDVNNPGFREIDFDELKDVYREQVIALAQGGADFILIETVFDTLNAKAGIAATLEAEAKVGRELPLMISMTLTDLSGRNLSGHTVEAFWYAVRHARPLTIGLNCSFGAQQLRPHIRVLSDLADTLIMAYPNAGLPNELGEYDELPDTTAGLVREWAEQGQVNILGGCCGSTPAHIAAMARAVEGLPPRRLPKLPVRTRLAGLEPFIMAA, from the coding sequence ATGATCGAGCCGAGCAACGCGCGCATCGCCCTGCAGGCTGCCGCTGGTGAGCGCGTCCTGTTGACCGATGGCGGCTGGGGAACGCAGATTCAGGATCGCAAGCTGGTCGAAGCCGACTATGCGGGCAATCTGGGCCTGTCGCACGACCAAAAGGGCAATAATGATATTCTGGCGCTGACGCGGCAGGATGTGGTGACGGCGATTGGCGAGGCCTATCTGGAGGCCGGTTCGGATATTGTTTCCACCAACACTTTCAGCGCGAACCGGATCAGCCAGGCCGATTATGGGGCCGAAGCGCTGGTGGCCGATATCAACCATGAAAGCGCCCGGCTAGGGCGGGAGGCCGCCGATAAATATCAGGCGCGCGATGGGCGTCGCCGTTTCATTGCGGGCGCTGTCGGCCCGACGAACAAGACACTGTCGCTTTCGCCCGACGTCAATAATCCCGGCTTTCGCGAAATCGACTTTGACGAGCTCAAAGATGTCTACCGCGAACAGGTGATCGCGCTGGCACAAGGGGGCGCGGATTTCATCCTGATCGAAACCGTCTTCGATACGTTGAATGCCAAGGCAGGCATTGCCGCGACGTTGGAGGCCGAGGCGAAGGTCGGGCGCGAGCTGCCGCTGATGATTTCGATGACGCTGACCGATTTGTCGGGCCGCAATCTGTCGGGCCATACGGTCGAGGCTTTCTGGTATGCGGTGCGCCATGCAAGGCCGCTGACCATCGGGCTCAACTGTTCGTTCGGCGCGCAGCAGCTTCGCCCGCATATCCGCGTCCTCTCCGACCTCGCCGATACGCTGATCATGGCTTATCCCAATGCGGGCCTGCCCAATGAACTGGGCGAATATGACGAGCTGCCCGATACGACCGCCGGGCTGGTGCGCGAATGGGCCGAACAGGGCCAGGTCAATATTTTGGGCGGCTGCTGCGGGTCGACGCCTGCGCATATCGCCGCCATGGCAAGGGCGGTGGAGGGATTGCCTCCGCGCCGCCTCCCCAAGCTTCCGGTCCGCACGCGGTTGGCGGGCCTTGAACCTTTTATCATGGCGGCTTGA